A single region of the Oreochromis niloticus isolate F11D_XX linkage group LG19, O_niloticus_UMD_NMBU, whole genome shotgun sequence genome encodes:
- the LOC102081975 gene encoding LOW QUALITY PROTEIN: interferon-inducible GTPase 1-like (The sequence of the model RefSeq protein was modified relative to this genomic sequence to represent the inferred CDS: inserted 1 base in 1 codon), which yields MQYFSSAQHAAIRDQSLQPKRESLTREMKTALQHTDRPSDVGKIMESLQDNNTQLNIAITGESGSGKSTFVNAVRELSDGDEGAAPTGVTETTSEVKPYPHPNYPNVTFWDLPGIGTTSFQXKKYLKLVGFKKFEFFIIISDTRFRENDVKLAQEIHKMKKKFLLCLLKD from the exons ATGCAGTACTTCTCATCAGCACAGCACGCAG CCATCAGGGACCAGAGTCTTCAGCCTAAGCGTGAATCACTTACAAGAGAAATGAAGACAGCTCTGCAACACACTGACAGACCATCGGATGTTGGAAAGATCATGGAGTCCCTACAGGACAACAACACCCAACTAAATATCGCCATCACAGGAGAATCTGGTTCTGGTAAATCCACCTTTGTTAATGCCGTCAGAGAGCTGAGCGATGGTGACGAGGGAGCTGCTCCTACTGGTGTTACAGAAACAACCTCAGAGGTCAAACCGTACCCCCATCCAAACTATCCCAATGTTACTTTTTGGGATCTTCCTGGAATCGGCACCACCAGTTTCC CTAAGAAGTACCTGAAGCTTGTTGGATTTAAGAAGTTTGaattcttcatcatcatctcagACACTCGCTTCAGAGAAAATGACGTGAAACTCGCTCAGGAGATTCATAAGATGAAGAAaaagtttttactttgtttGCTCAAAGATTGA